The following coding sequences are from one Aethina tumida isolate Nest 87 chromosome 2, icAetTumi1.1, whole genome shotgun sequence window:
- the LOC109596800 gene encoding uncharacterized protein LOC109596800, translating into MHQRAFLGGGWARGGTSEVVRRAHPASGAQWNVQVVRGKVNGKCLWNACKALSLGLLLMVLGAAMATIGYYADDLSIAQEIRGNHTVKVKNESRGFHLNNLSYAGPIVMGVGGFIVVAACVMTFEARDSAAKVVPARFKMSTIAPVPDACGRGSQHAHTGHGSLRTSGSQTGTTPHVHQHQHQHQHSHCNRPIDRRALTQSFMHFSRGLTLNQHNKNCLKFQSSINRSPSAPDLVMEHGPNDQSPTSSRQAINKACKASRRTFAACALLNPGLLHRHAVSVDEASANYRLSHESLHGTGSQGSMAMDLHLECPVTLRIRDRRRNPLKRQRKVEEDEKLAADDSRRNSQSCSPRINSHHFIDGDAGGGSAHQLPTQPFFTPSSKRRSSNASDCTHRSRPRRKDCIHSRGRLERAISSDSRLIGERCHHQSTHQHSIEQEPGACGSSSDTDIRKSHAVVHFSPTATIRCKD; encoded by the exons ATGCATCAGAGAGCGTTCCTGGGAGGCGGCTGGGCCAGAGGTGGAACGTCGGAAGTTGTGAGAAGAGCACATCCTGCGTCCGGAGCACAATGGAACGTTCAAGTTGTTAGAGGAAAAGTTAATGGTAAATGCCTTTGGAACGCTTGCAAAGCTTTAAGTTTGGGACTGTTATTGATGGTGTTAGGAGCGGCGATGGCAACTATAG gatATTACGCGGACGATTTGTCCATCGCACAAGAAATACGAGGAAATCACACAGTCAAAGTCAAGAACGAATCACGTGGcttccatttaaataatttatcttatgCTGGTCCTATAGTTATGGGAGTGGGAG GATTCATTGTTGTGGCTGCATGTGTGATGACTTTCGAAGCAAGAGACTCAGCCGCAAAAGTAGTACCAGCAAGATTTAAAATGAGTACAATTGCTCCAGTACCTGATGCTTGTGGCCGTGGGTCTCAACACGCACACACTGGCCATGGATCGTTGCGAACGTCTGGATCGCAGACCGGAACAACGCCACATGTCCATCAACATCAACACCAACACCAACACAGCCATTGTAACAGACCGATTGATAGGCGAGCACTCACCCAATCGTTTATGCACTTCTCAAGGGGCCTAACATTAAAccaacacaataaaaattgtctgaAATTTCAG AGTTCTATCAATCGAAGTCCTTCAGCTCCAGATTTAGTTATGGAACATGGTCCCAATGACCAGTCACCGACATCTAGCAGGCAAGCCATAAACAAGGCCTGCAAAGCAAGCAGGAGGACCTTTGCTGCGTGTGCTCTTCTAAATCCAGGACTGTTGCACCGTCATGCCGTGTCTGTAGATGAAGCATCAGCTAATTATAG ACTAAGCCACGAATCTCTGCACGGCACCGGCAGTCAGGGCTCAATGGCGATGGACTTGCACTTGGAGTGTCCCGTAACGCTAAGGATTAGAGACAGGAGACGCAACCCATTAAAAAGACAACGAAAAGTGGAAGAAGATGAAAAACTGGCGGCAGACGATTCCAGAAGGAATTCCCAATCGTGTTCTCCGAGAATTAATTCTCATCACTTCATTGACGGAGACGCag GAGGTGGATCTGCACATCAACTCCCAACTCAGCCGTTCTTCACGCCGTCATCGAAAAGACGAAGTTCCAACGCGTCTGATTGTACACATCGATCCAGGCCAAGACGAAAAGATTGCATCCATTCCAGAGGTCGATTGGAACGAGCAATCAGTTCGGATTCTAGACTGATCGGGGAGAGGTGTCACCATCAATCCACCCACCAGCATTCCATAGAACAGGAACCGGGTGCATGTGGTTCCAGTTCGGATACTGATATCAGGAAATCGCATGCTGTTGTTCATTTTAGCCCGACAGCGACTATTCGTTGCAAAGATTAG